Proteins from a genomic interval of Caulobacter sp. NIBR1757:
- a CDS encoding FecR domain-containing protein: MKSLSVILAAVAALALAGCEPKADKPAAPPAATTETVGLNAEIDNDVQQKSLTDPDFRGAALQGPVRYADDILTAADSRLLVRLKDDSGLTVGPNARISIDRFVIDTDASVPGAAVSVAKGAFRFASSGKGTKPDGVRFNTPLAAIGIRGTILEGVVGPDALAVIGAGPWLAILSLDPETATVIVLREGIIEVRFGDETIVLDRPGEAIALGGTRRSTVFQMPPPATVRLDALLAPRGAGPRPPAPPVVDAPPPPTAGAADKPVPPRKPPPRRVPAAGVSNEDYSHDNEAVGGSGGGDSSGGLSRPVLRRGDGSAVAPGQPPPRRQRDYGAPLPRRDAGPGSPSVDIPIPAIPPRQPRDRPSAPKTQAPAGDPVPSPQLKAAPRPSSPKDPAPRESPG; the protein is encoded by the coding sequence ATGAAGTCCCTATCCGTGATCCTTGCCGCCGTGGCGGCGCTGGCCCTGGCCGGCTGCGAGCCGAAGGCCGACAAGCCGGCCGCGCCGCCGGCCGCGACGACCGAGACCGTCGGCCTGAACGCCGAGATCGACAACGACGTCCAGCAGAAGAGCCTCACCGATCCAGACTTCCGGGGCGCGGCTTTGCAGGGCCCGGTCCGCTACGCCGACGACATTCTGACCGCCGCCGACAGCCGCCTGCTGGTCAGGCTGAAGGACGACAGCGGCCTGACCGTCGGCCCCAACGCCCGCATCAGCATCGACAGGTTCGTCATCGACACCGACGCCAGCGTCCCCGGGGCGGCGGTTTCGGTGGCCAAGGGCGCCTTCCGCTTCGCCTCCAGCGGCAAGGGGACAAAGCCCGACGGCGTGCGCTTCAACACCCCGCTGGCGGCCATCGGCATCAGAGGCACGATCCTCGAAGGTGTGGTCGGCCCCGACGCCCTGGCCGTCATCGGCGCCGGCCCCTGGCTGGCCATCCTGTCGCTCGATCCCGAGACGGCCACCGTCATCGTCCTGCGCGAGGGGATTATCGAGGTCCGCTTCGGCGACGAGACCATCGTTCTGGACCGGCCGGGCGAGGCCATCGCCCTGGGCGGAACCCGCCGCTCGACCGTCTTCCAGATGCCGCCCCCGGCCACGGTCCGTCTCGACGCCCTGCTGGCCCCTCGCGGCGCCGGTCCCCGTCCGCCGGCGCCGCCCGTCGTCGACGCCCCGCCGCCGCCGACGGCCGGCGCCGCCGACAAGCCCGTCCCGCCCCGCAAGCCGCCGCCCCGCCGTGTCCCGGCCGCCGGCGTGTCGAACGAGGACTATTCCCACGACAACGAGGCGGTCGGCGGCTCCGGCGGCGGTGACAGCTCGGGCGGCCTCAGCCGTCCGGTCCTTCGGCGCGGCGACGGCTCAGCGGTGGCCCCTGGTCAGCCGCCGCCGCGCCGGCAGCGCGACTATGGCGCCCCCCTGCCCCGGCGCGACGCCGGGCCGGGCTCGCCCTCCGTCGACATTCCGATTCCCGCCATCCCGCCGCGCCAGCCGCGCGATAGGCCCTCAGCGCCGAAGACCCAGGCCCCGGCCGGCGATCCCGTCCCCTCGCCGCAACTGAAGGCCGCGCCCCGGCCTTCCAGCCCGAAGGACCCGGCGCCGCGGGAATCCCCCGGTTAA
- a CDS encoding DUF1499 domain-containing protein has translation MTKLRDGWVKTVWVLALLLPVWFLVAALSTKFGLLDWRVGFGLMVFKLGAPLLLGVLVLAVVGLLLALLVKPRRGWGRALVAIVIPVLALGFAVSVMSKARTIPPIHDITTNIQDPPQFSPAVSAARAAIGGGNPIQPMDTPVPALGGKTVGDLGKAANPDLASLTLTQSPAEAAKLVVAAAEKSGLKVTSKGDGVVEAVAESFWFGFKDDVVFRIRPAASGSGSVVDIRSASRVGMSDLGANGARIRKLSAAIKAQAG, from the coding sequence ATGACGAAGCTTCGTGACGGCTGGGTGAAGACGGTCTGGGTGCTGGCGCTGCTGCTGCCGGTCTGGTTCCTCGTCGCCGCCCTGAGTACGAAATTCGGCCTGCTCGACTGGCGCGTCGGCTTCGGCCTGATGGTCTTCAAGCTCGGCGCCCCCCTGCTGCTCGGCGTGCTCGTCCTGGCCGTTGTCGGCCTGCTGCTGGCCCTGCTGGTCAAGCCGCGACGCGGCTGGGGCCGGGCCCTGGTGGCGATCGTGATCCCGGTGCTGGCGCTCGGCTTCGCCGTCAGCGTCATGAGCAAGGCGCGCACCATCCCGCCGATCCACGACATCACCACCAACATCCAGGACCCGCCGCAATTCTCACCGGCGGTGAGCGCGGCCCGGGCCGCCATCGGCGGCGGCAACCCGATCCAGCCCATGGACACGCCCGTCCCGGCGCTGGGCGGCAAGACGGTCGGAGACCTCGGCAAGGCCGCCAATCCGGACCTTGCCTCCCTCACCCTCACCCAGTCGCCGGCCGAGGCCGCCAAGCTGGTCGTGGCCGCGGCCGAGAAGAGCGGGCTGAAGGTCACCAGCAAAGGAGACGGCGTCGTCGAGGCGGTTGCCGAGTCCTTCTGGTTCGGCTTCAAGGACGACGTCGTCTTCCGCATCCGGCCGGCCGCCAGCGGTTCCGGGTCGGTCGTCGATATCCGCTCGGCCTCCCGCGTGGGGATGAGCGATCTGGGGGCCAACGGCGCCCGGATCCGCAAGCTCTCGGCGGCGATCAAGGCCCAGGCCGGTTGA
- a CDS encoding sterol desaturase family protein, with protein MNEPTVRLSIYLGVLGLLAIAEMVFPRRAPGQARRSRWPVNLGLSVLNTLLLRFAFPAAAVGAAVWAAEADWGLFHSLPAPLWLAALLSFLLLDLAVYGQHRVLHAVPWLWRVHRGHHIDLDVDVTTAVRFHPIEMVLSMLWKIAVVVALGAPAEAVLVFEIVLNAASMFSHARIAMPAALDGLLRRVLVTPDMHRIHHSIHRDETDSNYGFLLSAWDRLLGSYRARPREPLETMTLGVEGFRTPKTAGLLSLLLNPFRGP; from the coding sequence TTGAACGAGCCCACGGTCAGGCTGTCGATCTACCTGGGTGTCCTGGGCCTGCTGGCGATCGCGGAAATGGTGTTTCCGCGCCGGGCGCCGGGGCAGGCAAGGCGCAGCCGGTGGCCGGTGAACCTTGGACTCTCGGTTCTGAACACCCTGCTGCTCAGGTTTGCCTTTCCCGCCGCCGCCGTCGGCGCGGCGGTCTGGGCGGCAGAGGCGGACTGGGGGCTGTTCCATAGTCTGCCTGCACCGCTTTGGCTGGCCGCTCTCCTGTCGTTCCTGCTGCTGGACCTGGCGGTCTATGGCCAGCATCGGGTCCTCCACGCCGTCCCCTGGCTTTGGCGGGTCCACCGGGGCCATCACATCGATCTGGACGTCGATGTCACGACAGCCGTCCGCTTTCATCCGATCGAGATGGTGCTGTCTATGCTGTGGAAGATCGCGGTCGTTGTCGCCCTGGGCGCCCCGGCCGAGGCGGTGCTGGTCTTCGAGATCGTGCTGAACGCCGCCAGCATGTTCAGCCATGCCCGGATCGCCATGCCGGCGGCGCTGGACGGTCTGCTGCGGCGGGTGCTGGTGACGCCCGACATGCACCGTATCCACCACTCGATCCACCGGGACGAAACCGACAGCAACTACGGCTTCCTGCTGTCGGCCTGGGACCGATTGCTCGGCAGCTACCGAGCCCGGCCGCGCGAACCCCTGGAGACGATGACGCTCGGCGTGGAAGGGTTTCGCACGCCAAAGACCGCCGGGCTCTTAAGCCTGCTGCTCAATCCCTTCCGCGGCCCCTAG
- a CDS encoding Rieske 2Fe-2S domain-containing protein, with protein MTQPATGLAPHPGLAGTYQREVAASLARVWENVLDWEHLPALHEGQFHSISLVDSGPWGWRARVLNQPGAGAAQIIEVRIDRDAGRYVSATLEGPGAGSEVRTQLEALAPDRTRVSVAFHVPVADPARLALIGDRYRAIYARLWDEDEAMMVHRERALAQRRERRETQGETLVLGPPEVVRTAVPLLVEFAGERFRVIDLDGELVVHAATCPHWLGPLDQAPVRDGCVRCPWHDYAFDVRTGQSADGRKLSLATPPNLVLREGVLTLVSA; from the coding sequence TTGACCCAGCCGGCGACTGGCCTGGCCCCTCATCCGGGTCTGGCCGGGACCTATCAGCGGGAAGTCGCGGCCAGCCTGGCCCGCGTCTGGGAGAATGTTCTGGACTGGGAACATCTGCCGGCGCTGCACGAGGGCCAGTTCCACAGCATCAGCCTGGTCGACAGCGGGCCATGGGGCTGGCGCGCGCGGGTTCTCAACCAGCCTGGCGCCGGCGCCGCCCAGATCATCGAGGTCAGGATCGACCGGGACGCGGGCCGCTATGTCTCCGCCACCCTGGAGGGTCCAGGCGCGGGATCAGAGGTCCGGACCCAGCTGGAGGCGCTCGCTCCGGACAGAACGAGGGTCAGCGTCGCCTTTCATGTGCCTGTGGCCGACCCGGCCAGACTGGCGCTGATCGGCGACCGCTACCGGGCGATCTACGCGCGGCTGTGGGACGAGGATGAAGCGATGATGGTGCATCGCGAGCGCGCCCTCGCCCAGCGACGTGAGCGTCGTGAAACACAGGGCGAGACTCTGGTGCTGGGGCCGCCGGAAGTCGTTCGCACCGCCGTCCCGCTGCTCGTCGAGTTCGCGGGCGAGCGGTTCCGGGTCATCGACCTGGACGGCGAGCTTGTCGTCCACGCCGCCACCTGCCCGCACTGGCTGGGACCGCTCGATCAGGCGCCGGTTCGCGACGGCTGCGTGCGCTGCCCCTGGCATGACTATGCCTTCGACGTCCGCACGGGACAGAGCGCCGATGGTCGGAAGCTGAGCCTTGCGACGCCGCCCAACCTGGTGCTGCGCGAGGGCGTGCTGACCCTGGTTTCGGCCTAG